Proteins from one Mesorhizobium sp. M9A.F.Ca.ET.002.03.1.2 genomic window:
- the dinB gene encoding DNA polymerase IV: MEANILHADLDAFYASVEQLLDPALRGKPIAVGGGVVLAASYEARAFGVRGGMPGRRARELCPGLIFVGGHFKDYQRLGDAAIQVLGDFTPVVERISIDEAFADVAGCTHLFGQPAEIATAIRSRVRAELGLPISIGVARTKHLAKIASQVAKPDGLVVVDPRHELEFLHDLPVELMWGVGPVTRQRLAGIGVSTIGELAKTNGGALERLLGPAAGEKLNALAWNRDPRKLETQRRARSAGAQSALGRKPAEEKVFVPTLLHLADRVATRLRAKSRPGRTVTVRVRFADLRSVTRSITLDQPISATAMLAEIAEALVRKVLTDHPHERTISLLAIAVSHLEQQACLQLELPLGLDDDRRRPGTRKGAARWTADRAIDKIRDRFGWEAVGYASVALGLSRSVPDAFRELAEKEL; the protein is encoded by the coding sequence ATGGAAGCCAACATCCTCCACGCGGATCTGGACGCCTTCTATGCCTCGGTCGAACAGTTGCTCGACCCGGCGCTGCGCGGCAAGCCGATCGCCGTCGGCGGCGGCGTCGTGCTGGCCGCTTCCTACGAGGCCAGGGCGTTCGGCGTGCGTGGCGGCATGCCGGGGCGGCGGGCGCGCGAACTCTGCCCCGGGCTGATCTTCGTCGGCGGCCACTTCAAGGACTACCAGCGGCTGGGCGACGCCGCCATTCAAGTGCTCGGCGATTTCACGCCGGTGGTCGAGCGGATTTCCATCGACGAGGCCTTTGCCGACGTCGCCGGCTGCACCCATCTGTTCGGCCAGCCGGCCGAGATCGCCACAGCCATCCGCAGCCGCGTGCGGGCCGAGCTCGGCCTGCCGATCTCGATCGGCGTGGCGCGCACCAAGCATCTGGCCAAGATCGCCTCGCAAGTGGCCAAGCCCGACGGGCTGGTGGTCGTCGATCCGCGCCACGAACTGGAGTTCCTCCACGATCTGCCGGTCGAGCTGATGTGGGGCGTCGGCCCGGTCACTAGGCAGCGCCTGGCCGGCATCGGCGTCAGCACCATCGGCGAGCTGGCGAAAACCAACGGCGGGGCGCTGGAGCGCCTGCTCGGGCCGGCGGCGGGCGAAAAGCTCAACGCGCTGGCGTGGAACCGCGATCCGCGCAAACTCGAGACGCAGCGCCGGGCGCGATCGGCCGGCGCGCAATCGGCGCTCGGCAGGAAACCGGCCGAAGAAAAGGTCTTCGTGCCCACCCTGCTGCATCTGGCCGACAGGGTTGCCACCAGGCTGCGGGCAAAATCGCGGCCCGGCCGCACGGTGACGGTCCGCGTCCGCTTTGCCGATTTGCGTTCGGTGACGCGCTCGATCACGCTCGACCAGCCGATTTCGGCAACCGCCATGCTGGCCGAGATCGCCGAGGCGCTGGTGCGCAAGGTGCTTACCGATCATCCGCACGAAAGGACCATCTCGCTGCTGGCGATCGCCGTCTCGCATCTGGAGCAGCAGGCCTGCCTGCAGCTGGAGCTGCCGCTCGGCCTCGACGACGACAGGCGCCGCCCCGGTACCAGGAAGGGTGCGGCGCGCTGGACCGCAGACCGCGCCATCGACAAGATCCGCGACCGCTTCGGCTGGGAGGCGGTCGGCTATGCCTCGGTGGCGCTCGGCCTGTCACGATCGGTTCCCGACGCTTTTCGCGAGCTGGCCGAAAAGGAATTGTGA
- a CDS encoding dihydrodipicolinate synthase family protein, whose translation MTGNSRLRGVIAAIPTPFTRELEPDLDRFVRLAGRLLDEGCDALNVCGTTGEATSMSLAQRKVLMSTAAKALPRDRLMVGTGAAAVADAIELTRHAGDLGFAGALLLPPFYYKNVPDDGVIAYFSAVAEMTAAQAVPLYLYHFPALSGVPFHPALVAALRERIGPRLRGLKDSSGDLAYARTVAAAVPDFDVFPSDEGSLIEARGGTFAGCISATANLSSRLCAAAWRDGDADALATASAIRKRVASGPLIPGIKAMVAAMTADAAYAAPLPPLTALSAAESKKLEHDLEAILGRRVGV comes from the coding sequence ATGACAGGCAACAGCAGGCTGCGCGGCGTGATCGCCGCCATTCCGACCCCGTTCACCAGGGAGCTCGAGCCCGATCTGGACCGCTTCGTCAGGCTGGCCGGCAGGCTTCTGGACGAAGGCTGCGACGCGCTCAATGTGTGCGGCACCACCGGCGAGGCGACGTCGATGAGCCTCGCCCAGCGCAAGGTCCTGATGTCCACCGCCGCCAAGGCCTTGCCGCGCGACCGCTTGATGGTCGGCACGGGGGCCGCGGCGGTCGCCGACGCCATCGAACTCACGCGCCATGCCGGAGACCTGGGTTTCGCCGGCGCGCTGCTGCTGCCGCCTTTTTATTACAAGAACGTTCCCGATGACGGGGTGATCGCCTATTTCAGCGCCGTCGCGGAGATGACGGCGGCACAGGCGGTGCCGCTCTACCTCTATCATTTCCCGGCGCTGTCAGGCGTCCCCTTCCACCCCGCTTTGGTGGCGGCGTTGCGGGAGCGGATCGGCCCGCGTCTCCGCGGCCTCAAGGATTCGTCGGGGGACCTGGCCTATGCCCGGACGGTGGCCGCTGCGGTGCCGGACTTCGATGTCTTTCCGAGCGACGAGGGATCGCTGATTGAGGCGAGAGGCGGCACATTCGCCGGATGCATCTCCGCCACCGCCAACCTCTCGAGCAGGCTTTGCGCCGCGGCCTGGCGCGACGGCGATGCCGACGCGCTCGCCACCGCATCCGCGATCAGAAAACGCGTCGCTTCCGGCCCGCTGATCCCCGGCATCAAGGCGATGGTTGCCGCCATGACGGCCGACGCGGCCTATGCCGCGCCGCTGCCGCCGCTGACGGCGCTCTCCGCCGCCGAGAGCAAAAAGCTCGAGCATGATCTCGAGGCTATTCTCGGCAGACGCGTCGGCGTCTGA
- a CDS encoding LysR family transcriptional regulator, protein MEMHEIRYFLAASRTLNFHRAADLVHVGQPALTRAIQKLEAELGGYLFHREKTRVRLTDFGCLMRTHLDEVFQRSETAKKTARSFLSLETASLTLGVMCTIGPLRFIGFLNEFRERYPGIEVTVIEGAASHLTDLLSEGKLDVALLARPEPFDHGLKADPVYRERFGLAFSTGHPFETRNTLHLTDVRGEAYLERINCEYGDHIDGLCRNIGFDIRSAFRSEREDWILAMIAAGMGVCFIAEYSASHPGVCHRPVVDPEIIREVSLVSVADRLPSPVVSAFAKAVKEHDWQTAQ, encoded by the coding sequence ATGGAGATGCACGAAATCCGCTATTTTCTGGCGGCCAGCCGGACTCTCAACTTTCATCGCGCGGCGGACCTCGTTCACGTCGGCCAGCCTGCGCTGACGCGGGCCATACAGAAGCTGGAGGCGGAACTTGGCGGCTATCTTTTCCACCGCGAGAAAACCCGCGTCCGGCTCACCGATTTCGGCTGTCTGATGCGGACCCATCTGGACGAAGTATTCCAGCGTTCGGAGACTGCGAAGAAGACAGCCAGGAGCTTCCTCTCCCTGGAAACCGCGTCGCTGACGCTCGGTGTGATGTGCACCATAGGCCCGCTGCGCTTCATCGGTTTCCTCAATGAATTTCGAGAGCGCTATCCAGGCATAGAAGTGACCGTGATCGAGGGCGCGGCAAGCCATCTCACCGACCTTCTGAGCGAGGGCAAGCTTGACGTCGCCCTACTGGCAAGACCCGAACCATTCGACCACGGCCTGAAGGCGGATCCTGTTTACCGGGAGCGCTTCGGGCTCGCCTTCTCGACCGGCCATCCTTTCGAGACGCGCAATACGCTTCATCTTACGGATGTCCGCGGCGAAGCCTATCTTGAGCGCATCAATTGCGAATATGGCGATCACATAGACGGGCTCTGCCGGAATATCGGCTTCGATATCCGCAGCGCCTTTCGCAGCGAGCGCGAGGATTGGATTCTGGCGATGATCGCCGCCGGCATGGGCGTCTGCTTCATCGCAGAGTACTCGGCCAGCCATCCCGGTGTCTGTCACAGGCCCGTCGTCGACCCTGAAATCATACGCGAGGTGTCGCTCGTTTCAGTGGCCGACCGCTTGCCTTCCCCTGTTGTCTCGGCTTTTGCCAAGGCGGTGAAGGAGCACGACTGGCAAACGGCCCAATAG